In Nodosilinea sp. PGN35, the genomic stretch CTTTTATCATCTGCATAAAATAGAAATCTCACTCTTGAAGTTGAATCTTCGCCATGAGTAACCTGATATCCACCAGCTTCACCATCGAAACCGAGCAGGAAAATGACGGTCGCTGGATTGCTGAAATTTTGGAGGTCCCTGGTGCCCTGGTCTATGGCGACAACCAGCAGCAGGCCGTCGCCCAAGTCAAAGCCCTAGCCCTGCGCGTGATTGCCGACAAACAAGACCATGTTGAAATAGACCTTGCTAGCAGCTAATTATTTAAACTTTATCGAAAATTAGGAGG encodes the following:
- a CDS encoding type II toxin-antitoxin system HicB family antitoxin, whose translation is MSNLISTSFTIETEQENDGRWIAEILEVPGALVYGDNQQQAVAQVKALALRVIADKQDHVEIDLASS